Proteins from one Clostridium cellulovorans 743B genomic window:
- the tnpA gene encoding IS200/IS605 family transposase encodes MDNSSLAHSKWNCKYHIVFAPKYRRQIIYGKIKADIGVILRKLCEHKGVEIIEANACKDHIHMLVSIPPKLSVSQFMGYLKGKSSLMIFDRHANLKYKYGNRQFWCKGYYVDTVGRNKKIIEEYIKNQIQEDLAYEQMSLKEFIDPFTGESVNKGKK; translated from the coding sequence ATGGATAATAGTAGTTTAGCACATAGTAAATGGAATTGTAAATATCACATAGTCTTCGCACCAAAGTATAGGAGACAAATCATATATGGAAAAATAAAAGCGGATATAGGGGTAATACTTAGAAAGTTATGTGAACATAAAGGAGTAGAAATTATTGAAGCAAATGCATGTAAGGATCATATACATATGCTTGTAAGTATACCTCCGAAGTTAAGTGTCTCTCAGTTTATGGGGTATTTGAAAGGTAAGAGTTCATTGATGATTTTTGACAGACATGCAAATTTGAAATATAAATATGGGAATAGGCAATTTTGGTGTAAAGGCTATTACGTTGATACAGTTGGAAGAAACAAAAAGATAATAGAAGAATACATAAAGAATCAAATACAGGAAGATTTAGCATATGAACAAATGAGCTTGAAAGAATTTATTGACCCGTTTACGGGTGAATCAGTAAACAAAGGCAAAAAATAA
- a CDS encoding WecB/TagA/CpsF family glycosyltransferase: MSVNNYVDILGISFSKLNLQETINLIDNKIEKYRSQLFHIITVNPEIAIEIQEDSELRKISLEADLITPDGIGIVLASRLKRNPVPERVTGYDLLLESLKVGNSKGWSFYFLGSDEEVNKKTAEYVMKNYPNVKIAGRHHGYFNKEEELKIVENIKSAKPDILIVALGSPLADKWIYKNKTQLNSKVVFGVGGSLDVITGKVKRTPEVWKKLNLEWLFRRINEPSRKERQKKLKVFAYRAFGEAFNKNIK, from the coding sequence ATGAGCGTGAATAATTACGTTGATATTTTAGGTATATCATTTTCAAAATTAAATCTACAAGAGACAATTAATTTAATAGATAATAAGATAGAAAAATATAGAAGTCAGCTATTTCATATTATTACTGTGAATCCAGAAATTGCGATAGAGATTCAGGAAGACTCTGAGCTAAGAAAAATATCACTTGAAGCAGATTTAATAACACCTGATGGAATTGGCATTGTTTTAGCGTCAAGATTAAAGCGTAATCCAGTACCGGAGCGTGTTACAGGTTATGATTTGCTTTTAGAATCTCTTAAAGTGGGAAATTCAAAGGGGTGGTCATTTTATTTTTTGGGTTCAGATGAAGAAGTAAATAAAAAGACTGCAGAATATGTTATGAAGAATTATCCTAATGTTAAAATTGCAGGTAGACATCATGGTTATTTTAATAAAGAAGAAGAACTCAAAATTGTTGAAAATATAAAAAGTGCAAAGCCGGATATTCTTATAGTTGCATTAGGTTCACCACTTGCAGATAAATGGATATATAAAAACAAAACTCAGCTTAACTCTAAAGTGGTTTTTGGTGTAGGAGGAAGTCTTGATGTAATTACGGGAAAAGTTAAACGAACACCAGAAGTTTGGAAAAAGTTAAATTTAGAGTGGTTATTTAGGAGAATAAATGAACCTTCACGAAAAGAAAGACAGAAAAAATTGAAGGTTTTTGCATACAGAGCATTTGGTGAAGCATTTAATAAAAATATAAAGTAA
- a CDS encoding CPBP family intramembrane glutamic endopeptidase, whose amino-acid sequence MVQNFSRKKVLLYIAFSYGVTWILWIPLFLNYSYNINVFTLPGQFYLASFGPLTSVIVTLMILEGKKGVYSWFSRTYSCTFPKKWLLLAIAMPLCYGIVGILAHRFMLGEWLKLSSFGLTSKLPGFNLWQTAVVWVATFGLGEESGWRGFLLPELTKKYSLRVSSLIVSAIWIFWHFPAFFFNSTYVNMGLGIIGWAISLTFGSVLLAWIANGSKFSVIPVLIWHGGFDLITASDQAEAAMAMVCSMLVIIQGIYLIRGMARR is encoded by the coding sequence ATGGTACAAAATTTTTCAAGAAAAAAAGTTTTATTATATATAGCTTTTTCTTATGGAGTCACATGGATATTATGGATTCCTTTGTTCTTAAATTATTCGTATAATATCAATGTTTTTACATTGCCAGGTCAATTTTATCTAGCATCCTTTGGACCTCTGACAAGTGTAATTGTGACACTTATGATACTCGAAGGAAAAAAAGGAGTTTACTCATGGTTTTCTAGAACCTATTCTTGTACTTTTCCTAAAAAGTGGCTGTTACTTGCTATTGCCATGCCTCTGTGCTATGGAATTGTTGGAATTCTGGCACATCGATTTATGCTTGGAGAATGGCTGAAGCTTTCAAGCTTTGGATTAACTTCGAAGCTTCCAGGGTTTAATCTATGGCAGACTGCGGTGGTTTGGGTTGCAACATTTGGATTGGGAGAAGAGTCTGGATGGAGAGGTTTTTTGCTTCCTGAATTAACTAAGAAATATTCTCTTAGAGTCAGTTCACTGATTGTGTCAGCTATCTGGATATTTTGGCACTTCCCGGCTTTTTTCTTTAATTCAACTTATGTTAACATGGGACTAGGAATTATTGGATGGGCAATCAGTTTGACATTTGGATCTGTGTTACTTGCATGGATTGCCAATGGAAGTAAATTCTCTGTTATTCCTGTACTAATCTGGCATGGAGGTTTTGATCTTATAACAGCCAGTGACCAGGCAGAAGCAGCAATGGCTATGGTGTGTAGCATGTTAGTTATCATTCAGGGAATTTATCTTATCCGAGGGATGGCTAGAAGGTAA
- a CDS encoding phosphotransferase enzyme family protein, with product MISEIYGLEGYEITLVKGHDGGRNVIYSCEKEGVNAKILRIAFLNDRSREDFLAEVEYIRYLFEYGGSVANVVSSKSGKLLEEITHNNHTFFVCLFEKARGKMLVENNYQYREGVPITEYYYNCGKVLGKMHQLSKCYNPVHRRYSFFDKYNAEYIDKLIPNSLYLLKEKLLELLKILEGLDKNRDSFGMIHFDYNDGNYSIDFNTGEITVYDFDNSCFGWYMYDLADLWTHGVGWIQFEPDADKRKKFMDDYFETVLQGYRSETSIDNSMLDKLPLFTKVTLMENIIDGFECMMNNGEELEYDEELSYLIKCMEDDIPYKGFFHEVYSCEEPFEYEERDI from the coding sequence TTGATATCAGAGATATACGGCTTGGAAGGTTACGAAATAACACTGGTTAAGGGACATGATGGAGGAAGGAATGTTATTTATAGCTGTGAGAAAGAAGGGGTTAACGCTAAAATACTCAGAATTGCTTTCTTAAATGACAGAAGCAGGGAAGATTTTCTCGCTGAAGTTGAGTATATCAGATACTTATTTGAGTATGGTGGAAGCGTTGCGAATGTAGTAAGTTCTAAGAGTGGAAAGCTATTGGAAGAGATAACTCATAATAATCATACCTTTTTTGTATGCCTGTTTGAAAAAGCTAGGGGAAAAATGCTGGTGGAAAATAACTACCAATATCGTGAAGGGGTTCCTATCACTGAATATTACTATAACTGTGGTAAGGTTTTAGGAAAAATGCACCAATTGTCTAAATGCTATAACCCTGTCCATCGACGATATAGTTTTTTTGATAAATACAATGCTGAATATATTGATAAACTAATACCTAACTCATTATATCTGCTTAAGGAGAAATTGTTAGAACTCCTAAAGATATTAGAGGGATTGGACAAGAACAGAGACTCTTTTGGTATGATTCATTTTGATTACAACGACGGGAATTATTCGATAGATTTTAATACTGGAGAAATAACAGTATATGATTTTGATAATTCATGTTTTGGTTGGTATATGTATGACTTGGCAGACCTCTGGACACATGGAGTTGGTTGGATACAATTTGAACCAGATGCTGATAAACGCAAAAAATTTATGGATGATTATTTTGAAACAGTTCTCCAAGGCTATAGATCTGAGACTAGCATCGACAATTCAATGCTAGATAAATTACCTTTGTTTACTAAGGTAACTCTCATGGAAAATATTATAGATGGATTCGAGTGCATGATGAACAATGGTGAAGAACTGGAGTATGATGAGGAACTATCTTATCTCATAAAATGCATGGAAGATGATATTCCATATAAGGGATTTTTCCATGAAGTTTATTCCTGTGAAGAGCCTTTTGAGTATGAGGAACGAGATATCTAA
- a CDS encoding NADH:flavin oxidoreductase has translation MINEIDVFAPSELAGIRLNNRILRAATDEGLADESGNPTEKLIKLYETLAKGGVGGIITGYMSVSKDGESMMPGMTMIESDERITRLAEVVSRVHEMKTPIICQIAHCGRNGIAGKDFNVNRISEETIERVINDFVCAAIRAEKAGFDGVEIHLAHGYFLSEILSPHTNKRKDKWGGSTEKRVRIVKEILMKIRSKLPDYPILVKVNGNEIYKDGIHTEESVQISRLLEKCGVDAIEVSCGIDWKQMGPARGKVPVEMIMHDYPGIKNLPKPVKTLLKPFVPMMMEEASVDRKYNVPAAKKIKESVGIQVIVIGGIHDLEDIESTINEDGIDFVSMSRPLILEPGLINKFKQQTEQKAKCLSCNYCLIGLYNAPVRCYYGKVPK, from the coding sequence GGGCGGCTACAGATGAGGGTTTAGCTGACGAAAGTGGAAATCCAACAGAAAAACTTATTAAATTATATGAAACTCTTGCGAAGGGTGGAGTTGGCGGTATTATTACGGGATATATGTCTGTTTCGAAGGATGGAGAATCCATGATGCCAGGAATGACTATGATTGAATCAGATGAACGTATTACGAGATTAGCAGAAGTGGTAAGTCGTGTTCATGAGATGAAAACGCCTATTATTTGCCAGATTGCACATTGCGGAAGAAATGGGATTGCAGGTAAAGATTTCAATGTGAATAGGATTTCAGAAGAAACTATTGAGCGAGTGATAAACGATTTCGTCTGTGCAGCCATTCGAGCAGAAAAAGCTGGTTTTGACGGAGTAGAAATTCACCTTGCTCATGGTTATTTTTTAAGTGAAATACTTTCACCACATACAAATAAGCGTAAGGATAAATGGGGTGGTTCTACTGAAAAAAGAGTGCGAATTGTAAAAGAAATTCTAATGAAAATTCGTTCTAAATTACCAGATTATCCTATTTTGGTTAAGGTGAATGGCAATGAAATATATAAAGATGGAATTCATACAGAAGAATCCGTTCAAATATCGAGATTGCTTGAAAAGTGCGGAGTGGATGCAATAGAAGTATCTTGTGGAATTGACTGGAAACAAATGGGACCAGCAAGAGGGAAGGTTCCTGTTGAAATGATTATGCATGATTATCCAGGAATTAAGAACCTTCCAAAACCAGTAAAAACGCTTTTAAAACCATTCGTTCCAATGATGATGGAAGAGGCGAGTGTAGATAGAAAATATAATGTACCTGCAGCAAAGAAAATAAAAGAGTCAGTGGGAATTCAAGTAATTGTTATTGGAGGAATCCATGATTTAGAAGATATAGAATCAACAATAAATGAGGATGGAATTGATTTTGTTTCAATGAGCAGACCTCTTATTTTGGAACCAGGGTTAATTAATAAATTCAAGCAACAGACGGAACAGAAAGCAAAGTGCCTCTCTTGTAATTATTGTTTGATAGGATTATATAATGCCCCAGTGAGATGTTATTATGGAAAAGTGCCGAAGTGA